In a genomic window of Paroedura picta isolate Pp20150507F chromosome 14, Ppicta_v3.0, whole genome shotgun sequence:
- the LOC143824016 gene encoding protocadherin beta-16-like isoform X18: MAVHSSIWQEQTQANARFPLEKAQDADTGKNAVQNYSLSPNDHFRLDVQSRSDGSKYAELVLHSQLDREEQPQFLLILSAEDGGVPKRTGTAKLKINVLDANDNAPCFRQSLYKAKLTENSRLETLVTTVEANDQDLGSNAQVTYSFSEVPENVLSSFKLNKHTGKLTVAGTIDYEEERSFEISIKATDGGGLSDYCKVMVEVEDRNDNTPEVMLTSLTSPLPEDSPQDTVVALFSVTDQDSGENGRTSCTIETNLPFTLIASENNYYQLVTQQPLDREGVPEYNITITATDWGSPRLTSTRIINVQISDVNDNVPVFEKPTYEMQLWENNIPGLLIGLVQAKDPDKDKNAKVTYSLLPGKVSDQPVSSYVSINSETGNLYAIRAVDYEQVKEFHVTVRAVDSGSPPLSSEVMVRVVVVDENDNAPFILYPLQNGTSPSNDLVPRGAEAGYLVTKVVAVDRDSGQNSWLSYELLKATEPGLFSVGAQNGEVKTTRPISKRDTLKQKLIIGVRDNGHPPQSTSAALSILLVDGFSDPYMKMVEIPKEEVVGEEDRTLTMYLVICLAVIFSIFLVSMLAFVAIKIQKRRKFIESSALNLPVGPNFPENCGDADGGSLSRAYNYEVCLAGGSLSSEFRFLRPLFPVISVEPAQSQGPQRISSGSQEVPGHAAEGQLMSQARGAASEDAAARPGGPGGTGNQPITANANLGQNDWLSYQ; this comes from the exons ATGGCAGTTCACAGCAGCATCTGGCAAG AGCAGACTCAAGCAAATGCTCGATTCCCCTTGGAGAAAGCTCAAGATGCAGATACAGGAAAAAATGCGGTTCAGAATTATAGCCTTAGCCCAAATGACCATTTTAGACTGGACGTCCAAAGTCGCAGTGATGGGAGCAAATATGCAGAATTGGTATTGCACAGTCAATTAGACCGCGAAGAGCAACCACAGTTTTTGCTGATTCTGTCTGCTGAGGATGGAGGGGTCCCAAAGAGAACTGGAACGGCAAAATTAAAGATCAATGTTTTAGATGCGAATGACAATGCCCCTTGTTTTCGTCAGTCTCTGTACAAAGCGAAACTAACGGAAAACAGCCGATTGGAGACATTGGTCACCACAGTTGAAGCAAATGACCAGGATCTTGGTTCTAATGCCCAAGTGACTTATTCCTTCAGCGAGGTGCCAGAAAATGTGCTCAGTTCTTTCAAGCTAAACAAACATACTGGGAAACTTACTGTTGCAGGAACCATTGATTATGAAGAGGAGAGAAGTTTTGAGATAAGCATCAAAGCCACAGATGGAGGGGGGCTCTCTGATTACTGCAAAGTCATGGTGGAGGTTGAAGACAGAAATGACAATACCCCAGAGGTGATGCTCACATCCCTCACTAGTCCCTTGCCAGAAGATTCTCCCCAAGATACTGTTGTAGCCCTATTCAGCGTCACAGATCAAgactctggggaaaatggccgaACTTCCTGCACCATCGAAACAAACCTGCCCTTCACGCTAATAGCCTCTGAGAATAACTACTACCAGTTGGTGACCCAGCAGCCCCTGGACCgagaaggagtcccagagtaCAACATCACCATCACAGCCACAGACTGGGGCTCTCCCAGGCTCACTTCGACAAGAATCATCAATGTCCAGATCTCAGATGTCAATGACAATGTTCCAGTGTTTGAGAAGCCAACATATGAAATGCAGTTATGGGAAAACAATATTCCAGGTCTCCTCATAGGTCTGGTCCAAGCCAAGGACCCTGACAAGGACAAAAATGCCAAGGTGACCTATTCTCTTTTGCCTGGAAAGGTCAGTGATCAACCCGTGTCCTCTTACGTCTCCATCAATTCTGAAACTGGGAATCTGTATGCCATCCGCGCAGTGGACTACGAGCAGGTGAAAGAATTCCATGTGACTGTGAGGGCTGTGGACAGCGGTTCTCCTCCCCTGAGCTCTGAAGTTATGGTCCGAGTTGTTGTCGTGGATGAAAATGATAATGCCCCATTCATCCTATACCCTCTTCAGAATGGCACTTCCCCATCCAATGACCTGGTTCCCCGGGGGGCGGAGGCTGGCTACCTGGTCAccaaggtggtggcagtggacAGAGATTCCGGTCAGAACTCCTGGCTTTCCTACGAGCTCCTGAAGGCCACCGAACCGGGTCTGTTCAGTGTGGGGGCCCAGAATGGAGAAGTGAAAACCACAAGACCAATTAGCAAACGAGACACCTTGAAGCAGAAACTTATCATTGGAGTCAGAGATAATGGTCATCCTCCCCAGTCCACGTCTGCAGCGCTAAGCATTCTTCTTGTGGATGGCTTTTCTGACCCTTACATGAAAATGGTGGAGATCCCAAAGGAGGAAGTGGTGGGGGAAGAAGACCGAACCCTGACCATGTATCTGGTCATATGCTTGGCTGTCATCTTCTCCATTTTTCTGGTCTCCATGTTGGCATTTGTTGCCATCAAAATTCAGAAAAGGAGGAAGTTCATAGAGAGCTCTGCCCTGAATCTCCCAGTGGGACCGAATTTCCCAGAGAACTGCGGAGATGCTGATGGTGGATCCCTTTCCCGGGCTTACAACTATGAGGTGTGCTTAGCTGGTGGATCTCTGAGCAGTGAGTTCCGGTTTCTCAGGCCTCTCTTTCCTGTGATTTCTGTGGAACCTGCTCAATCCCAGGGGCCTCAGAGGATTTCATCTGGTTCCCAAGAAGTTCCTGGTCATGCTGCAGAAGGGCAACTCATGAGCCAG GCCCGAGGTGCTGCCTCTGAAGACGCAGCCGCCAGACCTGGGGGGCCGGGTGGCACAGGGAACCAGCCGATAACTGCAAACGCAAACCTTGGCCAAAATGACTGGCTTTCCTATCAATAG
- the LOC143824016 gene encoding protocadherin beta-16-like isoform X13, with amino-acid sequence MCGAICESFRYSVSEEKKSGSLVANVLKDLKVEVKELSARRARLASKSTKQYFQLDPHSGNVILQDRIDREALCGQKDLCLLLSEIVLENPLQVHRIEVEIEDVNDNAPRFSKKEFFFEIPEQTQANARFPLEKAQDADTGKNAVQNYSLSPNDHFRLDVQSRSDGSKYAELVLHSQLDREEQPQFLLILSAEDGGVPKRTGTAKLKINVLDANDNAPCFRQSLYKAKLTENSRLETLVTTVEANDQDLGSNAQVTYSFSEVPENVLSSFKLNKHTGKLTVAGTIDYEEERSFEISIKATDGGGLSDYCKVMVEVEDRNDNTPEVMLTSLTSPLPEDSPQDTVVALFSVTDQDSGENGRTSCTIETNLPFTLIASENNYYQLVTQQPLDREGVPEYNITITATDWGSPRLTSTRIINVQISDVNDNVPVFEKPTYEMQLWENNIPGLLIGLVQAKDPDKDKNAKVTYSLLPGKVSDQPVSSYVSINSETGNLYAIRAVDYEQVKEFHVTVRAVDSGSPPLSSEVMVRVVVVDENDNAPFILYPLQNGTSPSNDLVPRGAEAGYLVTKVVAVDRDSGQNSWLSYELLKATEPGLFSVGAQNGEVKTTRPISKRDTLKQKLIIGVRDNGHPPQSTSAALSILLVDGFSDPYMKMVEIPKEEVVGEEDRTLTMYLVICLAVIFSIFLVSMLAFVAIKIQKRRKFIESSALNLPVGPNFPENCGDADGGSLSRAYNYEVCLAGGSLSSEFRFLRPLFPVISVEPAQSQGPQRISSGSQEVPGHAAEGQLMSQARGAASEDAAARPGGPGGTGNQPITANANLGQNDWLSYQ; translated from the exons ATGTGTGGGGCAATCTGTGAGTCCTTCCGCTATTCAGTGTCCGAGGAAAAGAAAAGTGGGTCCCTGGTGGCCAATGTGCTAAAGGACTTGAAGGTGGAAGTGAAGGAGCTTTCTGCTCGCAGAGCGCGGCTGGCTTCTAAAAGCACCAAGCAATATTTCCAGCTGGACCCACACTCTGGGAATGTGATATTACAGGACAGAATAGACCGAGAGGCTTTGTGTGGTCAGAAAGATCTTTGCCTCTTGCTCTCAGAGATTGTCCTAGAAAATCCACTGCAAGTACATAGAATAGAAGTTGAAATAGAGGACGTGAATGATAATGCACCGCGGTTTTCTAAAAAAGAATTCTTTTTTGAAATACCAGAGCAGACTCAAGCAAATGCTCGATTCCCCTTGGAGAAAGCTCAAGATGCAGATACAGGAAAAAATGCGGTTCAGAATTATAGCCTTAGCCCAAATGACCATTTTAGACTGGACGTCCAAAGTCGCAGTGATGGGAGCAAATATGCAGAATTGGTATTGCACAGTCAATTAGACCGCGAAGAGCAACCACAGTTTTTGCTGATTCTGTCTGCTGAGGATGGAGGGGTCCCAAAGAGAACTGGAACGGCAAAATTAAAGATCAATGTTTTAGATGCGAATGACAATGCCCCTTGTTTTCGTCAGTCTCTGTACAAAGCGAAACTAACGGAAAACAGCCGATTGGAGACATTGGTCACCACAGTTGAAGCAAATGACCAGGATCTTGGTTCTAATGCCCAAGTGACTTATTCCTTCAGCGAGGTGCCAGAAAATGTGCTCAGTTCTTTCAAGCTAAACAAACATACTGGGAAACTTACTGTTGCAGGAACCATTGATTATGAAGAGGAGAGAAGTTTTGAGATAAGCATCAAAGCCACAGATGGAGGGGGGCTCTCTGATTACTGCAAAGTCATGGTGGAGGTTGAAGACAGAAATGACAATACCCCAGAGGTGATGCTCACATCCCTCACTAGTCCCTTGCCAGAAGATTCTCCCCAAGATACTGTTGTAGCCCTATTCAGCGTCACAGATCAAgactctggggaaaatggccgaACTTCCTGCACCATCGAAACAAACCTGCCCTTCACGCTAATAGCCTCTGAGAATAACTACTACCAGTTGGTGACCCAGCAGCCCCTGGACCgagaaggagtcccagagtaCAACATCACCATCACAGCCACAGACTGGGGCTCTCCCAGGCTCACTTCGACAAGAATCATCAATGTCCAGATCTCAGATGTCAATGACAATGTTCCAGTGTTTGAGAAGCCAACATATGAAATGCAGTTATGGGAAAACAATATTCCAGGTCTCCTCATAGGTCTGGTCCAAGCCAAGGACCCTGACAAGGACAAAAATGCCAAGGTGACCTATTCTCTTTTGCCTGGAAAGGTCAGTGATCAACCCGTGTCCTCTTACGTCTCCATCAATTCTGAAACTGGGAATCTGTATGCCATCCGCGCAGTGGACTACGAGCAGGTGAAAGAATTCCATGTGACTGTGAGGGCTGTGGACAGCGGTTCTCCTCCCCTGAGCTCTGAAGTTATGGTCCGAGTTGTTGTCGTGGATGAAAATGATAATGCCCCATTCATCCTATACCCTCTTCAGAATGGCACTTCCCCATCCAATGACCTGGTTCCCCGGGGGGCGGAGGCTGGCTACCTGGTCAccaaggtggtggcagtggacAGAGATTCCGGTCAGAACTCCTGGCTTTCCTACGAGCTCCTGAAGGCCACCGAACCGGGTCTGTTCAGTGTGGGGGCCCAGAATGGAGAAGTGAAAACCACAAGACCAATTAGCAAACGAGACACCTTGAAGCAGAAACTTATCATTGGAGTCAGAGATAATGGTCATCCTCCCCAGTCCACGTCTGCAGCGCTAAGCATTCTTCTTGTGGATGGCTTTTCTGACCCTTACATGAAAATGGTGGAGATCCCAAAGGAGGAAGTGGTGGGGGAAGAAGACCGAACCCTGACCATGTATCTGGTCATATGCTTGGCTGTCATCTTCTCCATTTTTCTGGTCTCCATGTTGGCATTTGTTGCCATCAAAATTCAGAAAAGGAGGAAGTTCATAGAGAGCTCTGCCCTGAATCTCCCAGTGGGACCGAATTTCCCAGAGAACTGCGGAGATGCTGATGGTGGATCCCTTTCCCGGGCTTACAACTATGAGGTGTGCTTAGCTGGTGGATCTCTGAGCAGTGAGTTCCGGTTTCTCAGGCCTCTCTTTCCTGTGATTTCTGTGGAACCTGCTCAATCCCAGGGGCCTCAGAGGATTTCATCTGGTTCCCAAGAAGTTCCTGGTCATGCTGCAGAAGGGCAACTCATGAGCCAG GCCCGAGGTGCTGCCTCTGAAGACGCAGCCGCCAGACCTGGGGGGCCGGGTGGCACAGGGAACCAGCCGATAACTGCAAACGCAAACCTTGGCCAAAATGACTGGCTTTCCTATCAATAG